A stretch of Gemmatimonas aurantiaca T-27 DNA encodes these proteins:
- a CDS encoding InlB B-repeat-containing protein, whose translation MSIMPIKFSRVTTLAAALFASSLLGACADDGSTGPGTGTGQQARLMLSASLQQTAAASEEVRIATSYILLSGGTTSLSSQSISLTGSSQTVPVGIDLSNCLRDSQRAGLNGVAPGADECVVQLSVQLYLDGLPVDQHQVGPLSLRPGVTTTIPNTLQLNDIAEVRLTAPTENVVGVGQPLRMETARTMALTMTILDRQQRPVSGRVAAWSSSSPNVATVSATGVVTAVTVGTTRITADVGGRQAVADVRVVPPPALLRVSSAGLSGTGTVSSSPAGLNCVVNGTVSTGTCAFTFPGDVQVVLTATPTVGTELIGWSGDCSGTQGAACTVSMNQERNVGVVFRALRSLNVTATGTGVGTVNSDLGGISCFASMGSVSGTCANTFFEGTVVTLNAIAGGNSTFGGWTGDCAGTTSTVCQVTMNAARTVTARFDAPVPVSITGTGNGNGTVSSLPIGLSCTLQGAAGLGACTGLFAEGATVTLTAIAASQSSFRGWTGCATTSGNTCTFVVNGPSKTISVQFDPPATLSVVPTGSGDGQVFGGTAIACARINLQNTGRCISTLANGSTITLTALPDNFSTFIGWTGACSGNGSCLVTMDQPKSVGAIFNRRQVSLTLTLSGPGFGTVRVNDSYTCSLAEGESERVCQTFVDLNRDVTLTASPGFEQSFSAFGGACASSSTSCTFTANSAASVSASFGEPTVTVVVTAPSNATGAGMVSAAGTTLDCSLEGTTSSNPAYCKATATISELEGALVLQADPDATSTFAGWGGACASSGTSTTCVITNPTGNIDVTALFVAVPSVNVSVTLTGLGTGSVTASGSGWSRTCERSTGSSSPPTSCNWLIPIGQSFDVSMSGAGSWTSSSGQLCHQASSFCTVPMGITSNNSLSVEFFPYSPLRKN comes from the coding sequence ATGTCGATCATGCCTATCAAGTTCTCACGCGTCACCACACTCGCAGCCGCGCTGTTCGCATCGTCGCTGCTCGGAGCGTGCGCTGACGACGGCAGCACCGGTCCCGGCACCGGCACCGGCCAGCAGGCGCGCCTGATGCTTTCGGCTTCACTGCAGCAGACCGCGGCAGCCAGCGAAGAGGTGCGCATTGCCACCAGTTACATCCTCCTCAGCGGCGGCACCACGTCGCTCTCCTCCCAGTCGATCAGCCTGACCGGTTCTTCGCAAACGGTCCCGGTGGGCATCGACCTCTCCAACTGTCTGCGCGACTCCCAGCGCGCCGGCCTGAACGGAGTGGCTCCCGGCGCCGATGAATGCGTCGTGCAGCTCAGCGTACAGCTCTATCTCGACGGCCTCCCGGTCGACCAGCATCAGGTGGGTCCGCTGTCGCTGCGCCCCGGCGTCACGACGACGATCCCCAACACGTTGCAGCTCAACGACATCGCTGAAGTCCGGTTGACCGCACCGACCGAGAACGTGGTGGGTGTCGGACAGCCGCTGCGCATGGAGACTGCCCGCACGATGGCCCTCACGATGACCATCCTGGACCGGCAGCAGCGTCCGGTCAGTGGTCGCGTGGCTGCCTGGAGCAGCAGCAGCCCCAACGTCGCCACCGTCAGTGCCACCGGTGTCGTCACCGCCGTGACCGTGGGTACCACACGGATCACCGCCGATGTGGGTGGTCGCCAGGCCGTGGCCGACGTGCGCGTCGTCCCACCGCCGGCGCTGCTGCGTGTGTCGTCGGCCGGCCTGAGTGGCACCGGCACGGTCAGCTCCTCACCGGCCGGCCTGAACTGTGTCGTCAACGGAACGGTCAGCACCGGTACCTGCGCGTTCACCTTCCCGGGTGATGTACAGGTCGTGTTGACGGCCACACCAACCGTGGGCACGGAATTGATCGGCTGGTCTGGTGACTGCAGCGGCACCCAGGGCGCCGCCTGCACGGTCAGCATGAACCAGGAGCGCAACGTGGGTGTGGTGTTCCGCGCCCTGCGGTCGCTGAACGTCACGGCAACGGGTACCGGTGTCGGCACCGTGAACTCCGACCTGGGCGGTATCTCCTGCTTCGCGTCGATGGGCTCGGTGAGCGGCACCTGCGCCAACACCTTCTTCGAAGGCACGGTGGTGACCCTGAACGCCATCGCCGGAGGCAACAGCACGTTCGGTGGCTGGACCGGTGACTGCGCCGGCACGACATCGACCGTGTGTCAGGTCACGATGAATGCGGCGCGGACGGTGACGGCGCGCTTCGATGCGCCGGTTCCGGTCAGCATCACTGGCACCGGCAACGGCAACGGCACGGTTTCGTCGCTCCCGATCGGCCTCTCCTGCACGCTGCAGGGTGCGGCTGGCCTCGGCGCCTGCACGGGACTCTTCGCTGAAGGAGCCACGGTCACCCTCACGGCCATCGCCGCCAGCCAGAGCAGCTTCCGAGGCTGGACCGGCTGCGCCACCACGAGTGGCAACACCTGCACGTTCGTGGTGAACGGCCCGAGCAAGACCATCTCCGTGCAGTTCGACCCGCCGGCCACGCTGTCGGTGGTGCCGACCGGATCGGGCGACGGTCAGGTCTTTGGCGGGACCGCTATTGCCTGCGCACGCATCAACCTTCAGAACACCGGTCGCTGCATCAGCACCTTGGCGAACGGTTCGACCATCACGCTTACCGCACTGCCCGACAACTTCAGCACCTTTATCGGATGGACAGGTGCCTGCAGTGGCAACGGTAGCTGCCTGGTGACGATGGACCAGCCGAAGTCGGTGGGTGCCATCTTCAACCGCCGTCAGGTGTCGCTGACGCTCACGCTGAGCGGCCCGGGCTTTGGCACGGTGCGCGTGAACGACAGCTACACCTGCTCGCTCGCGGAAGGCGAGAGTGAGCGGGTGTGCCAGACGTTTGTTGACCTGAACCGCGACGTCACCCTGACCGCGTCACCCGGCTTCGAGCAGAGCTTCAGTGCCTTTGGTGGTGCCTGCGCCTCGAGCTCGACGAGCTGCACGTTCACGGCCAACAGTGCGGCCTCGGTCAGCGCCTCGTTCGGCGAACCGACCGTCACGGTCGTCGTGACGGCGCCGAGCAATGCGACGGGAGCCGGTATGGTATCGGCCGCTGGCACGACACTCGACTGCTCGCTCGAAGGCACGACGTCGTCCAACCCGGCCTACTGCAAGGCCACGGCGACCATCAGCGAACTCGAAGGTGCTCTGGTCCTGCAGGCCGATCCCGATGCCACATCCACGTTTGCTGGATGGGGCGGCGCCTGCGCCTCGTCGGGTACGTCGACCACCTGCGTGATCACGAACCCCACCGGCAACATCGATGTCACGGCACTGTTCGTTGCCGTGCCGTCGGTGAACGTCTCGGTGACGCTGACGGGCCTCGGCACCGGCAGCGTCACCGCGTCAGGCAGCGGCTGGAGTCGGACGTGCGAACGCTCCACCGGCAGCAGCAGCCCGCCGACGAGCTGCAACTGGCTGATTCCCATCGGCCAGTCATTCGATGTCTCGATGAGTGGGGCCGGCTCCTGGACGAGCAGCTCTGGCCAGCTCTGTCATCAGGCCAGCAGCTTCTGCACAGTCCCTATGGGCATCACCAGCAACAACAGCTTGAGCGTCGAGTTCTTCCCCTACTCCCCGCTTCGGAAAAACTGA
- a CDS encoding CsgG/HfaB family protein gives MSAASLVRRSRRALAVTLAGAAALAGGSAIAGAQGAATKPTVAIMYFTNGAISNNAEYAPLSKGLAEMLITELSGNENIRVVERDRLQSLLDEQNLGASGRVATETAAKIGKTLGALHMLMGSFVIDPKNTMRMDVRAINTETSELEYATSVTGKADKMLELLGELGTKLNTGLKLPSVQRGFEEGKAVGAKGPNQLKSMMLLSRALEQQDRKNNVQAVALYKESIQANPDNQRAKTLLASLESGTR, from the coding sequence ATGTCTGCCGCTTCGCTCGTTCGACGTTCCCGCCGTGCCTTGGCCGTCACATTGGCCGGCGCGGCAGCTCTGGCCGGGGGATCAGCCATTGCCGGTGCCCAGGGCGCTGCCACCAAGCCGACGGTGGCGATCATGTACTTCACGAATGGCGCGATCAGCAACAACGCCGAATACGCCCCATTGAGCAAAGGGTTGGCCGAAATGCTGATCACCGAGCTTTCGGGCAACGAGAACATCCGGGTCGTGGAGCGCGACCGGCTTCAGAGCCTGCTCGATGAGCAGAATCTCGGGGCCAGTGGCCGAGTCGCGACGGAGACCGCGGCCAAGATCGGCAAGACCCTGGGTGCCCTGCACATGCTCATGGGCAGCTTTGTGATCGACCCGAAGAACACCATGCGCATGGACGTGCGCGCCATCAACACCGAGACCTCCGAGCTGGAGTACGCCACCTCGGTGACCGGGAAGGCAGACAAGATGCTCGAGCTGCTCGGTGAGCTGGGCACCAAGCTGAACACGGGCCTCAAGTTGCCGAGTGTCCAGCGGGGCTTCGAGGAGGGCAAGGCGGTGGGCGCCAAGGGGCCCAATCAGCTCAAGTCGATGATGCTCCTGAGCCGCGCACTCGAGCAGCAGGACCGGAAGAACAACGTCCAGGCGGTGGCGCTGTACAAGGAGTCGATCCAGGCCAACCCCGACAACCAGCGCGCCAAGACGCTGTTGGCGTCGCTGGAGAGCGGCACGCGGTAA
- a CDS encoding serine/threonine-protein kinase, translating to MPKVCPVCGTNYADTNIFCPADGSTLRAADADGDLIGSVVADRYLVTDLLGEGGMGKVYLARHVRLPLQAAIKVLRPELLRDPASVARFNREAANASSIEHERVARVFDFGETSDGLVYLAMEYVNGPTLKSLLSQEGPLSAQRTAVIVRQVADGLDAAHRMGIVHRDLKPDNILVQTDDEGGDKCKVVDFGIAKAIGSNEKEAGLTRTGFVVGTPEFMSPEQLLGAVIDHRSDVYALALVAYQCLTLDLPFDGNTPDRGMTARLVAEPRSLSVVRADMQWPAALQAVFDQALDRDPTKRTASAGAFAKAFEASLKAPAPRPTLTPSTPAPSVAAPSSRPPAAPAATQVDTPGAARVITTVDKEALKKELSKSGAKPPVTTPPPQRAQTPAASPTPSQPKSQAVIDRQAPRRVPRFRLPLPSLSLLIVLAGGWWWYTKQRAPRPSDIGRLVNSATNTAGRLVEGAQGAAQSAANAAKNATSSTPSATAPTTPSTTAPVGAGASTGTRPAPAGAVEPSGTRSPVSTHALNTLDSITKALDPSSADEASARAAVPVLQSLIARLPTGTDSTWAYIRIAEAHLLMDEVKPACTALRSARGVARSMAQAEVINRYTGQLGCGQ from the coding sequence ATGCCCAAAGTCTGTCCCGTCTGCGGCACCAATTACGCTGATACCAATATCTTCTGTCCCGCCGACGGCTCAACGTTGCGGGCGGCCGATGCTGACGGTGATCTGATCGGCTCGGTGGTCGCAGACCGCTATCTGGTGACGGATCTGCTGGGCGAAGGTGGCATGGGCAAGGTGTATCTGGCCCGACATGTACGTCTGCCCCTGCAGGCGGCCATCAAGGTGCTGCGCCCCGAGTTGCTGCGTGATCCGGCGTCCGTGGCACGCTTCAATCGCGAAGCTGCCAACGCCAGCAGCATCGAACATGAGCGCGTCGCGCGCGTCTTTGATTTCGGCGAGACCTCCGATGGTCTCGTGTATCTCGCCATGGAGTACGTCAACGGGCCCACACTCAAGAGCCTGTTGTCGCAGGAAGGTCCACTGAGTGCACAGCGCACGGCGGTCATCGTGCGCCAGGTGGCCGATGGCCTCGACGCCGCGCACCGCATGGGCATCGTGCACCGCGACCTCAAGCCCGACAACATCCTCGTGCAGACGGACGACGAGGGTGGTGACAAGTGCAAGGTCGTGGACTTCGGTATCGCGAAGGCGATCGGCAGCAACGAAAAGGAAGCGGGTCTCACGCGCACCGGTTTTGTGGTCGGCACGCCGGAGTTCATGAGCCCGGAGCAATTGCTCGGCGCGGTGATCGATCATCGCAGCGACGTGTACGCGCTCGCGCTTGTGGCCTATCAGTGTCTCACGCTCGACTTGCCGTTCGACGGCAACACCCCGGATCGTGGCATGACGGCGCGCCTGGTGGCCGAGCCGCGCTCATTGAGCGTGGTGCGTGCCGACATGCAGTGGCCCGCCGCGCTGCAGGCGGTGTTCGATCAGGCCCTCGATCGCGACCCGACCAAGCGCACGGCCTCCGCAGGCGCCTTTGCGAAAGCGTTCGAAGCGTCGCTCAAAGCACCCGCCCCACGTCCCACGCTCACGCCATCGACGCCAGCGCCCAGCGTAGCGGCGCCGAGTAGTCGGCCGCCGGCGGCTCCCGCCGCGACGCAGGTCGACACACCGGGCGCCGCGCGGGTGATCACGACGGTGGACAAAGAGGCGCTCAAGAAGGAACTGAGCAAGTCGGGCGCCAAACCGCCTGTCACCACACCGCCGCCGCAGCGCGCGCAAACGCCGGCCGCATCGCCGACGCCATCGCAACCCAAGTCGCAGGCGGTCATCGATCGTCAGGCGCCACGGCGTGTGCCGCGCTTTCGTCTGCCGCTGCCCAGCCTCTCGCTGCTGATTGTCCTGGCGGGTGGATGGTGGTGGTACACCAAGCAGCGCGCACCACGGCCATCGGACATCGGTCGGCTCGTGAACTCCGCCACCAACACGGCCGGACGGCTCGTCGAAGGGGCACAGGGTGCGGCGCAAAGTGCCGCCAACGCAGCCAAGAACGCCACGAGCAGCACACCGTCAGCCACTGCGCCAACGACACCCTCCACGACCGCGCCAGTGGGCGCTGGGGCCTCTACGGGCACCCGTCCCGCACCGGCCGGAGCGGTGGAGCCTTCGGGGACTCGTTCGCCCGTGTCCACGCATGCGTTGAACACGCTCGACAGCATCACCAAGGCGCTCGACCCGTCATCGGCCGACGAAGCGTCCGCACGCGCCGCCGTTCCGGTGCTGCAGTCGCTGATCGCGCGACTGCCCACAGGCACTGACAGCACCTGGGCTTACATCCGCATCGCCGAAGCGCATCTGCTCATGGATGAAGTGAAGCCCGCATGTACGGCACTTCGCTCAGCGCGCGGTGTGGCGCGTTCCATGGCACAGGCAGAAGTCATCAATCGCTACACCGGCCAATTGGGCTGCGGACAGTAA